In Oncorhynchus kisutch isolate 150728-3 linkage group LG5, Okis_V2, whole genome shotgun sequence, a genomic segment contains:
- the LOC109890890 gene encoding LOW QUALITY PROTEIN: twinfilin-2-like (The sequence of the model RefSeq protein was modified relative to this genomic sequence to represent the inferred CDS: deleted 1 base in 1 codon) yields the protein MFLVLVVTPELREFLARARGGAVRLIKVRIQDEQLVLGAFREPTQSWDQDYDHFLLPLLDDQEPCYILYRLDSQNAQGYEWIFISWSPDQSPVRQKMLYAATRATVKKEFGGGHVKDEMFGTVEEDICLEGYHRHVSSSSGPAPLTAAEQELRRIKINEGRVKQVKTETSLESKHQTLQGLAFPLQEEAKQALQQLAQKGINYIQLKLDTEKETIELVHSDPTETRELPCRVPTDTPRYHFFLYKHSHEGDYLESVVFIYSMPGYSCSIKERMLYSSCKSRLLDEVEKDYHLEVAKKMEIDSGDELTEEFLYDEVHPKQQAFKQAFAKPRGPAGKRGNKRLIKGPATRESRPES from the exons ATGTTTCTGGTTCTTGTTGTGACGCCGGAACTAAGGGAGTTCTTGGCCAGAGCAAGGGGTGGAGCTGTCCGCCTCATCAAGGTGCGGATCCAGGATG aacagctggtgcttggGGCATTCAGAGAGCCGACACAGAGCTGGGACCAGGACTATGACCACTTCCTACTTCCTCTGCTGGACGACCAGGAGCCTTGCTACATCCTGTAC CGCCTCGACTCCCAGAATGCCCAGGGATACGAGTGGATCTTCATCTCCTGGTCTCCTGACCAATCTCCA GTGAGACAGAAGATGCTGTACGCTGCCACCCGTGCCACAGTGAAGAAAGAATTTGGTGGTGGTCATGTGAAGGATGAGATGTTTGGCACAGTGGAG GAGGACATCTGTCTCGAGGGCTACCACCGTCACGTGTCCTCCAGCTCCGGCCCTGCCCCACTCACAGCTGCTGAACAGGAGCTGCGGAGAATCAAAATCAACGAG GGAAGGGTTAAGCAG GTGAAAACAGAGACCAGTTTGGAGAGTAAGCACCAAACACTGCAGGGCCTTGCTTTCCCACTGCAGGAGGAAGCCAAACAGGCACTACAACAACTTGCACAGAAAGGCATCAACTACATACAGCTG AAGttggacacagagaaagagactatAGAGCTGGTCCATTCTGACCCAACAGAGACCCGTGAGCTGCCTTGCAGGGTTCCCACGGACACGCCCAGATATCACTTCTTCCTCTATAAACACTCTCACGAAGGGGACTACTTGGAATCTGTTG tGTTCATCTACTCCATGCCAGGGTACAGCTGTAGCATTAAGGAGCGGATGCTGTACTCCAGTTGTAAGAGTCGACTGCTGGATGAGGTGGAGAAGGATTACCATCTGGAGGTTGCCAAGAAG ATGGAgattgacagtggggatgagTTGACAGAGGAGTTCCTGTATGATGAGGTCCATCCTAAGCAGCAGGCTTTCAAGCAGGCCTTCGCCAAGCCTCGTGGCCCAGCAGGGAAGAGAGGCAACAAGCGTCTCATCAAGGGCCCTGCGACTAGGGAGAGCAGGccggagagctag
- the LOC109890889 gene encoding WD repeat-containing protein 82 isoform X1, with product MKLTDNVLRSFRVAKVFRENSDKINCFDFSSNGETIISSSDDDSLVLYDCQEGKPKRTLYSKKYGVDLIRYTHAANTVVYSSNKIDDTIRYLSLHDNKYIRYFPGHNKRVTSLSMSPVDDTFISGSLDKTIRLWDLRSPNCQGLMHLQGKPVCSFDPEGLIFAAGVNSEMVKLYDLRSFDKGPFATFKLQYDRTCEWTGLKFSNDGKLILVSTNGGALRLLDAFKGAVMHSFGGYNNSKAVTLEASFTPDSQFIMIGSEDGKVHVWNAESGMKVAVLDGKHTGPVTCLQFNPKFMTFASACSNMAFWLPTIDD from the exons ATGAAGCTGACGGACAATGTGCTGCGGAGCTTCAGGGTTGCAAAGGTTTTCCGGGAAAATTCAGACAAAATCAACTGTTTTGATTTCAGCTCAAACGGCGAAACCATCATTTCTAGCAGCGACGACGACTCCCTAGTTTTATACGACTGCCAGGAGGGAAA ACCCAAGCGGACCCTCTATAGTAAGAAGTATGGAGTGGATCTGATCAGGTACACACATGCAGCCAACACTGTGGTCTACAGCTCCAACAAAATTGATG ACACTATCCGGTACCTCTCCCTCCATGACAACAAGTACATCCGGTACTTTCCTGGACACAACAAAAG AGtgacgtctctctccatgtcccctgtGGATGACACGTTTATCTCAGGATCTTTAGACAAGACAATCCGGCTATGGGATCTGCGGTCTCCAAACTGCCAG GGCCTGATGCACCTACAGGGGAAGCCAGTTTGCTCATTTGATCCGGAGGGTCTGATCTTTGCTGCTGGCGTGAACTCGGAGATGGTCAAACTGTACGACCTGCGGTCCTTTGACAAG GGCCCTTTTGCTACCTTCAAGCTGCAGTACGACCGTACGTGCGAGTGGACAGGACTCAAGTTCAGCAACGATGGGAAGCTCATCCTTGTCTCAACCAATGGGGGTGCCCTCCGCCTCCTCGACGCCTTCAAGGGAGCTGTGATGCATTCCTTTGGG ggctACAACAACAGCAAAGCTGTGACGCTGGAGGCCTCCTTCACTCCTGATTCTCAGTTCATTATGATTG GCTCTGAGGATGGGAAGGTCCATGTTTGGAATGCAGAGAGTGGGATGAAGGTGGCTGTTCTGGATGGGAAGCACACGGGTCCCGTCACCTGTCTTCAGTTCAACCCTAAATTCATGACTTTTGCTAGTGCTTGTTCAAACATG GCATTCTGGCTGCCCACCATTGACGATTGA
- the LOC109890889 gene encoding WD repeat-containing protein 82 isoform X2 has translation MGYCMTDKPKRTLYSKKYGVDLIRYTHAANTVVYSSNKIDDTIRYLSLHDNKYIRYFPGHNKRVTSLSMSPVDDTFISGSLDKTIRLWDLRSPNCQGLMHLQGKPVCSFDPEGLIFAAGVNSEMVKLYDLRSFDKGPFATFKLQYDRTCEWTGLKFSNDGKLILVSTNGGALRLLDAFKGAVMHSFGGYNNSKAVTLEASFTPDSQFIMIGSEDGKVHVWNAESGMKVAVLDGKHTGPVTCLQFNPKFMTFASACSNMAFWLPTIDD, from the exons ATGGGTTATTGTATGACGGATAA ACCCAAGCGGACCCTCTATAGTAAGAAGTATGGAGTGGATCTGATCAGGTACACACATGCAGCCAACACTGTGGTCTACAGCTCCAACAAAATTGATG ACACTATCCGGTACCTCTCCCTCCATGACAACAAGTACATCCGGTACTTTCCTGGACACAACAAAAG AGtgacgtctctctccatgtcccctgtGGATGACACGTTTATCTCAGGATCTTTAGACAAGACAATCCGGCTATGGGATCTGCGGTCTCCAAACTGCCAG GGCCTGATGCACCTACAGGGGAAGCCAGTTTGCTCATTTGATCCGGAGGGTCTGATCTTTGCTGCTGGCGTGAACTCGGAGATGGTCAAACTGTACGACCTGCGGTCCTTTGACAAG GGCCCTTTTGCTACCTTCAAGCTGCAGTACGACCGTACGTGCGAGTGGACAGGACTCAAGTTCAGCAACGATGGGAAGCTCATCCTTGTCTCAACCAATGGGGGTGCCCTCCGCCTCCTCGACGCCTTCAAGGGAGCTGTGATGCATTCCTTTGGG ggctACAACAACAGCAAAGCTGTGACGCTGGAGGCCTCCTTCACTCCTGATTCTCAGTTCATTATGATTG GCTCTGAGGATGGGAAGGTCCATGTTTGGAATGCAGAGAGTGGGATGAAGGTGGCTGTTCTGGATGGGAAGCACACGGGTCCCGTCACCTGTCTTCAGTTCAACCCTAAATTCATGACTTTTGCTAGTGCTTGTTCAAACATG GCATTCTGGCTGCCCACCATTGACGATTGA